In Hippoglossus hippoglossus isolate fHipHip1 chromosome 19, fHipHip1.pri, whole genome shotgun sequence, the DNA window TAGGTAATTGAGTTAAAAAACATATTGCTGATCACTGCTTTTTTTTAGAGTACCAATGGGCTGGGGGCTGAGAGCTACACAAAGGGACGGTAAGACAGAAAGTACTGataaggctcatttatgctccaTGTTAGATGTGTACACGTTAATGGCTGGAGCCTTATGTCCGTACTCTGCGTTCATTTTGTCCATTACATCTTCTGAAAACTTGTGGATACGGACGAAACAGACAAAACGGAGCCGGACCACAGGaaatcgtggggggggggggggggggggggagtgtagccaatagttcagTTGCGATGACTGACGGGAAGCAGAACCATTTCTGTTGTTTACTGTCAAAAACTCTCGACTCTGCACCGCCCTCTAGTGGTTGTATCGTTTGACGACCACGCCAACGTAAACGACGCATGGAAGTAAGTGTCAGTTATGATTAAATCGCTTTTCTTATTTACAGGCAGCGTAAACGAGCCTTTAGATTAATTGACGTGTTGCTGATTTAGGTCTTCCTGTGGGACTTGTGGACAGTCAGAGGTTTATGAAAAAGCTTTAGCCTTGAAAACGTTAATAATCTCCAAAAggaaaatgattatttttcaaatgaagCGTATTATTTGCCTGTTCATTAGTTCCTGGTGCCCAGAAAGAAGCTGGTCTCTGAACATGAGCTTTCACTCCCCCCTTTAAAGCCTGTTTAAAATACATACGttacactgatgttttttacaACCCTGTCAATTTGTCACATGTCGTCACCTattacacaacacagacaaacatgtgtCCTCATTGGTTCAAACGATGTTGATACACGAGTGGTGCCGGTCCTACGCcgctgtgtatgtttgtgtacagATTGATGCATTCCCGTGTGCATATGCATGAGCATGTGTTTCGATATCAGGGTGTCTCTGTGCGACCCTCAAGTCTCCCTTTCATTCAACGCATGACCCCCGCCACCCTCCACCACCCTCCACCCCCTCGTCCCATGCGGCGGCGGGAAGAGAGggctcctctctccatctctcttctgGTAATCTCTTCTCATCTGAAGAAGGGGGCGCAGGGGCCGCTGTGACAATACCTCATCTCGAGGCTGCCACAGGGACGCACACTCCATTTTGTTTACTTCTTCTCAGCATCCGTGCAGGGGTCGAGGGGGACGGATcagaagacaaagagagggagagggggatcgagtaggggagagagagagagaaagagagagagagagagaggagaagtgggCACAGACTCATGGGAAATGGCGAGAACGGCGATGACGTACAGGTTTGACTTCTGTTAGACATCATGAGAGCGTCGAGATAAAGGTCAACGATACCGAGTAATTATCAGGACATTATTGCCAGTCATTAGTCATTTGCTACTCTACATAATAACGTGTAGCTCGAATCAGTCATCGTGATAAGGAGAACGTTTATAAAATGTATCTTTGAATGCGCCACCACTTTATATATGCTGGATGATGTCATTAAAACCGTGACATAGGTAAAACATACAACGCCTCTCTAAATAATCAAGCTGTAAACCAGCTCAACATGTCTTTCCAACCATGTATTAACAGGATTAACAGCACTGCATTAATTGTTAATTACTTCACCACAGTGAGAGGCTATTTGTCAACCTGCACAGTTTCTGTTCCCTCcatacagaatactgtatacgGTAGCAGCTAAAGAAAAGAATTCACAGTAAAGCACATAACCACTTGTCTTTTCCTtgacattaatattaatattattgataTCATAAAAAATCAATATATCATAAAGACCAAGCGTTAAAATCACAAAGAAAGTAAAACCAAAGGTCAAAATCTGATCAATGAGTGATAGATAAGATGTTATGTACTTCTTACATTATTGTGCTGTGCATCTTGAAGTATAACAAATACGTTTGGAATTGATGACAAAATATCTAATGCTTTtataaagagaaaacagaaagtcccctttttaaaatcacgtttaaattcactacatccttttttttctgatctGCATCAAggtgcacacactcagaaatatcagtcccctaaacacatccgatttttttcatcaagatgcatgaattattatctgaaatcaatgaaaatgttgcaaaacatCCTGGCTGGCAATGACAATAATGACATTACTTTAAGTAGGATTAACAAAATTTGTCCTTTAATGTTTCCTGCATGTGCACAATTTGTCATTTGGCTACAAGAGgatgtaaaatgtgtaaaaatgaaatgtcttgTTAATCAGTCTGTTTAAGTCTGTTGCACTCCAGCTAAAGATTAACAAAGAAATATCTTAAATAAATCATGACTGACTGATGTTATAATAACAAGCCCATAGTAAGACTGATACGTTACAGTTACCGTGAATAAGAAAGCAGACGGCCGGTGAAAATAGCTGGAATAAACATTAGAGTGATATTACATAATGTGTCGAGACACTTCAGGCTGctcctgaaaatgaaaaacgGGAAATTCTCTCCAACCACACAaagaacattttccaaaatgaacATCATTAACCGACCTGTTTCTGATCCGCAAACAAAtgtcacacgtgcacacaaaacTAAATAAGCATGTCGACAAATTCACACTTAGAGGTCAGACCCACACAAAGTCAAAACCTGTGGGTGGCTGCTATACTTGAGGCCAGCGCTTAAAGAGctgcatgcatgtttgtgtgtgtgtgtgtgtgtgtgtgtgtgtgtgtccgtgtgtgtcatgcatgtgtgtgtgtgtgtgttgtgagcaTCTGCATGTGCGAGACTGCGGTGTGTAAGAGAGTTTAAATTCAGTGACAGCTGTTCATTAGTCCATTACAACCCCACACTGCTGATTCCTCAAAGCAGCCGACACCggcagagagaaacactgacGGCACGAGCTCTGCAGGAAGGACAAGGCATATTCAGCGGGTgcagaaaaaaatgttcatttgaTTCTGTTAATTTCTAGattgaatatttgtatttatatatatattatctttatatacacatgTCATATACAGATCTTGTCCCAGTTTATGTGCGCTTTTGGCAGCgatgtcctttttttttgcataaataTGTGTAGGTGGAGCTCTTTGTTACTCTCTGTTTTGCCATTGACCCATTAACTCACTCATTACTCCAGGGGACATTGGGGTTCAGtgccttgcccaaggacacaaaatggaggagcagggggttgAACCACCGATTTTCTGGTTAGTGGACTGCACCTTTGATCAGGTCTTTGGTGGTTTCACTTGCAGGTTCTGATGCTTGGAAATGTTTGATTACATTGGAAAGGAAAACAATGTctaactttgaataaaatatcCTGCATCACATGTTCAGTCTCCATTTTTTCTGCTTTAGCTCTAAATCAAAATTTCTCCTTAGAGCTGAAACATAAAGTCACACAAAGTCAACACAAACTTAATTGCATTTTTGAGCCACTTaactttttgtttcctctttatttatattctcccttttgattttttttttttactgtgagaACAGGCCTGTCTGCACCACCATCTTCTTGTCGTGATACACTCCACTTGCATCTTGGCTGTCGGCCTGGAAATCTACTCTTCTGTTTTATACAAGCAGCAATTATACGGCAACTATTTCATGTTATGTGGGAAATTTTGCAGGTTAGAGAAAAAACGATGCATCATAGGAACATCCAGACCTACGTGAGTAGTAATATAACTTTTTACTGACCTGATGTCCTCTCAGTTAACATCTGATCCtcttattacattttcaatttcGTCAACCTCTAACTTCACCTGCATCAGTACGGGGCAAAAAAGACAGACGCGATCATACGAGTAGGAACCATCCTGAGTGTCTTGCTTGAGGCGTGTTTAAGTGTGAAGAgtttgtgtatgagtgtgtgtcgtgtgtgtcgtgtgtgtcgtgtgtgcatgtgggtgacCGGCGATGAAGGAGCTAAGCGAGGGTGTGATGTACTTTACGAAGTTGAACGTGTTAGATAGACATGACCATGTGCCATCAGTGAGAAAaactggagaggagagaggagagaaaggtgaGGAAAAAAAGTGATATGCTGGGAGGGCaaagtgggagaaaaaaaaaaagtgatgcgtgtgattaaaagaaaagaagggagTTTGGTGtataagttgtgtgtgtgtgtgtgtgtgtgatgaatcaGTGAAGATGGGTAAAAGGGCAGAGAAGGGAGGGGAGCAGAAAAGAAGCGAAGAAGCAAAGATGCCAGGGAAGAAgtgcagacagagggagagagaggagaaaggagcagaggagcgaGGGCAATGAGCTGGATTGAATACCATCTGACAGGTCCAGCTGGGAGTTTGCCCACCCCACAGCACCGCAAAACCCCTCAATATGGAGGCCAATTACTGCTGCCCGCGTGACCGTGGCATGGCAGCATCAGAGATGCAACCCTCCTCCTCGCCctctccttttcccttttcctccgCCACCCCCCATTTCCTcaacccacccccccccccctcctcccaaaaaaataaataaataaaaaaacactccCACCATCTGTGCAGAGTGACAACAACCTCTATACCCTACTACGCACAACACAGACTgtacactgcacacacacacttggggcaaacacacacatcaaacatgACAAATCCTCACTCATGGGCTCTGTGTGCTTTCATACTCGACAGCAactctctgagtgtgtgtgtgtgtgtgtgtgtgtgtgtgtgtgtgtgtgtgtgtgtgtgtgtgtgtgtgtgagtgcgtgcgtgcgtgcgtgcgtgcgtgcgtgcgtgcgtgcgtgcgtgcgtgcgtgcgtgcgtgcgtgcgtgcgtgtgtgtgtgcatgcatcttCTTTGacgaaagaaaacataaaaaggtCTGATACTTTCGCACTTTCTGCATCCACTATATGTAACACAAAGACAGTTAGACACAagcaggaacacacactcacatgcacaaatgCACTCACACGCCCAAacttgcacacatgcacacacacacatgtggggcaaacacacacttcaaataTGACAAATCTTTACTCATGGGCTCATGTGTGCTTTTATTCtcgatgggtgtgtgtgtgtttgtgtgtgtgtgtgtgtgtgtgtgtgtgtgtgtgtgtgtgtgcatcttttctgacaaaagaaaacataataataCCTTCACAGCCGGTCAgggacacccacacacacttacacacacttgcacacatgcacacatgcacagaggcaCACAGCACCATCATTGTTCAACAGATGCAATGGAATTTCGCCCTATGCCAGCTTCATCTCTTTTCACAGAGCTGGGCGTGGTGCTCGCAGGCTGGCAGGGTGGGGATGGTGGGAGGGTGCAAGGTGGGTGAGCGTGATGCATGTGCCCGCTGTGGTGGAGGTGActcccagctccagctccatgaGCAGCCAGACAAGCTCGTCTAAATgggtgctttttgtttttgtgcccTCTCCTGAACCGGGTGTGTGGGAAAGAGGGGAGTaagtgacaaataaaacatgttgcacATATATCacgcggacacacacacacacacacacacacacacacacacacacacacacacacacacacacacacacacacacacacacacacacacacacacacacacacacacacacacacacttttaaatatttgaattgttGTGTTGGGATCGGTTGATTTCTGTCCCTGTCCTCTCCTGGACAACAAACCACATTCTAATTATGACACTGATTAATCCAAATGAaagattttttcccccagattAACCCCAAAATAATTAATCCAATAAATGTTTACCTAATCTGATGAATGGGGGTAAAACTCTCCAGATGGAGATTTATGTACAGTATAGGCTTGGGCCTGCTTCGGTGTCGCTGCGATTTTTAGCGGATAAGTtgatcttttatatttttataagcAGTTAAACTGAGCTGATGTGGCGGATTATTTCATTACAGTAATTGCATGGTATTTAACCGTTAATTTGAACAATTACGCATGAATTGAAATTCCAGATAATTGACTTTTATGGATATTAGTGACGTCAGATAAACCCACTTGTCAGAGATATTTAGAACAAGCAGCACAATAATGATCAATTCAGCTGGAGGATATGACTGCTGAGTAAAATCCATCAATATATGGAATTAATCATAATTAgtagataaattaaaaaaatagtttACCCCCAAAATCTATTCagttaatcaattaattgaatCTTATATGATTGATTTAATGTGTTCGtgtaatactactactaatactactactaataattattataatgataataataatcataatgaaTTGTTGACAACATGGAACCACAGGTGTATTAAAGTGGATTCAAGTCACACACTGTTCaaaaagctgctgcaggatttAAACTCCTGTAAAATCGTTTCCTCGAAAAGTGCATGACCGACAATGTCTTTCTGTCCGGAACCGTGTGCGCGCGTgtttggtatgtgtgtgtgtgtgtgtgtgagtgtgtgtgtgtgtgtgtgtgtggaccctCAGCCTCCTTTACCGGCGGAGAATAATGAACAGATGCTGAGTGAATTAGGAAAGAAATACTGGGTCCCTCCCACAAGGGCCACTTTGGCAGGGGCCGCCTGGCTGCCACGTGGCGCAGCTGGCACCGGGTCGCTGGTGGCGGTGGTGGCCGGTGGCTTTATCCCGGTCCCTGGCTTTACTGGTGCCGCGCAGACATTTAGCGACTTGGCACCGCGCTGCGCCGTCAGCCCCTCTGCCAGCCGCCGTGCAGCCCGCCCCACtcaaatattattaataataacattaaataataaatgattaaaaaaagaggtTAGAGCAGCAAATCAAATCAGAAACGTGTCTCTCACCTTGACCTTCACCGGGGACATGTGGACTAATCATGACCCAGAgacctgctgaacacagaccATTACTCattattatagtttttatttattttgtcctacaaaaaacacaattatatatttactgCCCTCAGCTTTAGGCGTTTGACCACTCATACAAGTGTTTAGggatttgtctctctctgttacaAAGCAAAAATTGACTAATTTCAAGACTTTAATTTTCCttaaacaaagtgttttcatattgtttaaTACACCTGTAGCCTGGAAACCCAAAATGATCAGGTTCAGTttccttaaataaataaaagttgggTATTTACAGTATCAGTAGCTCCTTAGTGATCTCTTAATTGTTATTTGTTAATTACTATtttcagatttatattttttgttgagGAAAAAATTTAATTTCCCTGTGCATTTGCCAACTTATAAACTGAGATATTAttaggaaaaataaataatgagcaATATGACTCGTCAGTATGAAATGATGAAGAATATCCTGTTCATGTTGCAGAAAAATAAACCTGCTATTTGaggaaaaacaaggagaaagatcagaaaatatataaaaacgccgctttctgtttgtttgtccttgATGATTACCAAAATTACAGCTTTTCAGATTTatcgtgtgtgtatgtgtgtgtgagggtttttaaatgtgtgtgtgtgtgtgtgtgtgtgtgtgtgtgtgtgtgtgtgtgtgtgtgtgtgtgtgtgtgtgtgtgtgtgtgtgtgtgtgtgtgtgtgtgtccataatACCATCCCTGggctttttcatttcaaaccaACGGGCCATTGATTCACCTGATTTCGCACCTGCCCAGCTCTTCCACTGATGTGATGAGTCAGATGGGTCTTTTTTTTTGgccaaaatataaaacaaatatataaacatgctcaaaccttttttttttatataataaattgtttatttttgtgaaacCTCCTTTCAATGTGGAACCTGCTTACATCTCGTGGTGTTGTGTCTTCGTCCGGGTCAGTGTCGGATGGGACAGCGTCCACCCTGCAGTGCCCCGGTGCTGATTTCCCCTGGATGTCTGCACCAACATATGGGACCCAGGGCAGTGGTCCAAAGACGGAGCTGGACTCGGCCATTGATTTGATAAATCAGCAGAGATGTGATCCAGCCTACATAAACTCAAATGATCTTTATATTCATTGTATATTTTTAGAATTGTTCAAAATGACGGAAAGAATTTGGCAATTTTGCAACCGTCTGTGTTTAATATTTTCAGAACGGCCCCATGAGCAGGTTCAGGGAATAATCAGGTCTTTGAGAGTGTATcagtatatttgttttaatatattgtGTAATGCATTTTTGTGAATTAGTACTATATCATTTTATAATTGTAATTTTATCATTTAACCATCCggacaaatacacactcacCTGCTGTGACCAGGCTCAGCTCCACCTTCAGCGAGCTGGAAAACAAATTGACCAGAGCTCGTCTTAAAATGATCTTTGTTTGTGGAATATACGTGCTGGTACTTGTTCTGTCTCGTGCTCTGGGTGACCGAGGCCTTTTGCTCTGCACTCTCTAACTCACCATCAACCACTGTTGAGTGTATCTGGAAGCTCAGAGTGAAATAACACATGTTGTCATCGTGGTTGTGTCGCTTTTTTGGTTCCAAAGAGCTAATTTGAGCTTGAAACCGTCTGATGTGCAGGtcagtttctgctgcagcaccaTTTTactgatataatatatataaaatatgtatattatttataataggAGCTCACTCGTGATTAGCTGTGGGTTTTCATAAAGCTTAACATGTCCATAGTTTGTAGGTTTGTCTAGGCTGTGTCCGTTTATTCCAGCCTGTTGCTGCATGTGCATATGCAACAGTTTTACAGATCAGCATTTCAATTTCACTGATTTAATCATTTCTACGGATGCATGCATTTGCACATTTTTAGCAGAATCGTTCAGAGCTGCCTTAATTTCTAGGCTAGACTGAGAGATTCAAGAAAAACTGAGAATTTAGACCAAAAATAAAGAACCAATTACAATCACATTTTTTCCAAACatcttttttaaaggtttatgCATATTCTGTTCTCAGTTCCACCAATTGCTTTAACAGGTTTGTTTAATTTCTTCTATGTTAACTGTCCAATATccagtgtttattttctcagaatACAGACATGTTGTCTCTTTTGATATCATGTGGTTATTAATCACATTAGTCATATATAGGCCTGCACCATGTTAGATTTTATATATCAGCCTGGATTGTTCTTCAGCTATATGCAACAGGCCAAGACACTAAATTCAAACCCTAAaccaaactgtgtgtgtctctcatcATCCATTTTGTTTCTATAGATAACTTGTGTTTATAAAGTATTAatttataaagatatataaaGATTAAACTCAGGggttcatgtttaatttaattagacattgtgatttttttttgatAAATCAAAAAAGTGCTTTATCGGAATAAAGCAAATGACATAAATCCCATTAAAGCAATCACAACACAGGCTGCAACTTTCACCACCTAAACCGATTTTAATATCTAATTTCAAGAGctaatttaaacaaataataacaataatgataaataGGATGAAGTAActctaaatatatttaacatacCTATAGACAACATATTTGATTTCagtttaactttaaaaactCACTGGcgtattttttttatgtcctttacgagtatttatttatctacttgtgtatttatttttcttgtgtgtttgtgtgtgtgttgcagttttaaatcatttaagaTATTTGAGTTGAAACAAACAGAGCCTAACCTCAAGGCCTCAGTCTCACTGTTCACAAGAAGATTCGTTCATCACTTCAGacaattataaaacattttttttatttctgtttctttttttttctcgtggGCCTGTACATCGTTTAGGTCAACTGCAGTCGTTCTGCATACATGATAATACCGGACACACTTTGAGAGGATGTACAACAGTATAGGGATGACATCAGTAGAATACAGAAGGTAAATCAGAGGGGTTCTGTGCCACTTCCTTCTCTCGTCCTCTTGTTTCCAAACATCGTTTTACACATTATGGGATTGTCACTGGAAGGTCGATGAGCCTGACTGGGGCTCAGTTGTGGAAAAACGCATTGAGGTCCTCGTATGGAGGAGCCCTGTCGTGGTGCAAGTGCACGTCGTGGAAGGGGGGAATGTTTTCCGAGTGCggaccacctcctccaccacctccacctccaccacctcctccaccaccaccaccaccaccaccactactgCGGGCTCCCGAGGGCCCGAAAGGTAGACTGTGGCCTGGTGGTCGAGACGTGGTCAGTCCGGAGTAATGCATAGAGTAGTGATAGTTCCTGTCCGTGTCAGAGGACTCCTGCTGCCTCCCGGACAGTCCGCCGTTCAGGCACACAGGCGGGCTGTGCTGGCCCTCATAGTCCGGGCTGTTGTAGTCAGGAGACGTGCCCCCCGGTGGGTACACGCCCTCGTATCCAGATCCGTAGGAATGGCCCCGCAAGTTGAGCGCACCGCCGGATCCGGGCTGGTAGTGCGGGCTGGAGAGGCGGGAGCAGCGGTAGGAGTAGGGGTGGACGGAGAAGGGAGAGGTGGGCACGTGGAAGCGGGCTGTGTCTGAACACGGTTCAGTCAGGAAGTTCCTGGTGTTGAGCTGCAggcagcctgccaccaggttGGTGGTGGGCTGTGACAGGCCTTTGCACAACATCTGCACGTAGGCCACCACATCTGGGCGCTTCCCGTTGCGTAAAATCTCCCCCAGAGCTAAGATGTAATTTTTGGCCAGCCTCAGAGTCTCGATCTTGGAGAGTTTTTGGGTTTTGGAGTAGCACGGAACCACTTTGCGCAGATTGTCCAATGCAGAATTCAAGTCGTGCATGCGCGTGCGCTCCCGCGCGTTCGCCTTATGTCGACGCACCTTGGAGCGCTCCGCGCGCGCCGGGGTCATCTTGCGCTTCTTTGGGCCGCGCTTCTTGGGCTTATCTCCGCTGTTCTCGTCTCCgcactcctcttcctcggcctcgtcctcctcgtcgtcgtcgtcgtcgtcgtcggcCATCTCAGACTCAGCTCGGCTGATGCCTTCCAGCGGCTCGTCCAGATCGTCG includes these proteins:
- the LOC117753432 gene encoding neurogenic differentiation factor 2-like, translated to MLSRLFSEVLPDVQRLAADWADDNESEDGKDKDDVHEPGQLGDDDLDEPLEGISRAESEMADDDDDDDEEDEAEEEECGDENSGDKPKKRGPKKRKMTPARAERSKVRRHKANARERTRMHDLNSALDNLRKVVPCYSKTQKLSKIETLRLAKNYILALGEILRNGKRPDVVAYVQMLCKGLSQPTTNLVAGCLQLNTRNFLTEPCSDTARFHVPTSPFSVHPYSYRCSRLSSPHYQPGSGGALNLRGHSYGSGYEGVYPPGGTSPDYNSPDYEGQHSPPVCLNGGLSGRQQESSDTDRNYHYSMHYSGLTTSRPPGHSLPFGPSGARSSGGGGGGGGGGGGGGGGGGGGPHSENIPPFHDVHLHHDRAPPYEDLNAFFHN